Within the Ostrinia nubilalis chromosome 12, ilOstNubi1.1, whole genome shotgun sequence genome, the region TGACCGTAAAACGACCTTTAACGGCTCGTTTACGTCATCGAGAGGCGGCGGCCGAGCGGGCGCTCGGAGCACCTACCGGGGCCGCGGTGCAGCACGGGGCGGCGGAAGACAATTCTACATGGGACAAGCCACGGAGAACAAGTCATCGACGGCGGCGGCGGGTCGGTCGGACTCGCGGGACACCGGGAACCGGCAGGGTGACGTCACGGGCATGTCGACCGAATATGTCCAGGACGATGAAGCGGACCAGGAGAGTGGTGACTATGAAGAACCCATGTTCCAGATGTCCTTAGCAAAGTATAGACCGGTGAGCGTTCTTGTAAAAATTAatggaattttaattaatatggaAATAGATACGGGATCGGCAATTTCATGTATTAATGATAAAGTGTATAAACAAAAATTTATAAATGTACCTTTACAGTCATGCCAATTAGTTTTAACATTCTACGATGGAAGTAACATAAAACCGTTAGGTTTCATAAGTGTTGATGTACAATGTCAGGGCGTTACAAAAAAGCTAGATttatatgtaataaataaaggtaCAACTAGTTTATTAGGCCGACAGTGGTTAGCCGAGCTGGAGATGTCTGTACCTAAAATTTGTATAAATACAATTAGTACACCTTTAATGGACGGTTGGAACAAAAATGAATTTGTTAAAAATCTCAATTACAGATTTAAAGAAGTGTTTGAACCCGGACTCGGGTGTTTCACGGGAGGGCGAGCGAGCCTGCGGCTGCGGGCGGGGGCGGAGCCGGTGTTCTGCCGCGCGCGGCCGCTGCCGTACGCGCTGCGCGAGCGCGTCGACGCCGAGCTCGACGCCATGCTGGCCAGCGGCGTCATCGAGCCCGTGGAGCACTCCGACTGGGCCACTCCTCTGGTAATCGTACACAAGCCGGATGGTTCTTTACGTCTCTGTGCAGATTTTAAAACTACTTTAAACAGGGTTTTGTTGGTAGATAAATATCCAGTTCCGAAAATAGAAGACTTATTTACTCTTTTAAATGGCAgtcaatattttacaaaaattgaCTTATCACAAGCGCAAGCGTACAATCAAGTTTTGTTAGATGACAGTAAAGAAAATGATTGTACAGGTCTAACGGTCATTAATACGCATAAAGGTTTGTTCAAATATAAAAGATTAGTGTACGGACTAGCGTCTAGCCCAGGTATATTCCAAAGAATAATGACTAATCTGTTTAGAGAGCTACCAAACGTAACTGTGTTCTTAGATGATATCCTGATTTCAAATACTACTAGAATAGACCACGAAAAAAGCATAGaaaaagtctttaaaatattaaaggaAAATGGGTTAAAGATAAAGAAACAGAAGTGTGAATTTTTTTCTCACcaagtaaaatatttaggttACGTAATAGATAGGGACGGTGTGCGAGTAGATCCAAGTAAACTGGAACCAATAATCCAGATGACAACACCTACAACCGTGTCGGAATTGAAATCTTTTCTAGGAATGGTCAATTTTTACggtaaattcattaaaaatttaaGCGTTTATCTGGCTCCTCTGTTTGACttgttaaagaaaaataacagaTGGTCATGGGGTAGTACCGAGCAAAGAGTTTTTGAAAAGGTGAAGGGCCTGTTGAAAAGCGCGGGCGTGCTGGCACACTACGACGCGTCGCGCGCCGCGGTGCTGACGTGCGACGCCGGCCCGCGCGGGCTGGGCGCCGTGCTGGCGCAGCGCGCCGCCGACGGCCGCGAGCGCGTCGTGGCCTACGCCTCGCGCGCGCTCACCCCAGCGGAGCTCAATTATAGCCAAATCCACAAGGAAGCCTTGGCCATAGTATTCGCGGTGAAGAAATTTCACCAATATCTTTATGGTAGGAAATTTACACTTCGGACCGACCATAAACCGCTCGTGAGCATATTCGGTCCGAATTTAGGCATACCTAACATGACAGCGAGTAGATTACAACGGTGGGCCATTATTTTATCAGCTTATGACTTTTCCATAGAGTACATTAAATCAGAGGAGAATACGGCGGACGCACTTTCACGTTTAATAGCCGCACACAAGGAAAGCCGTGATAGTTCAGGGGACAGGGATATAGAACAAACTTATCTACACTTTGCTACCGAGGCATTATTATTGAGTAACGaaactataaaaaaagaaacGCAAAAAGACCCATTATTAGGTAGAATTATAAGTTACATACAAGATGGTTGGCCTGCCGATGTTGATATTAAAGAACTTAAACCATATTTTAATAGGAAGTCGGAACTATACCTAGAAATGGGTTGCATTATGTGGGGACATCGTTTAGTAATCCCTAATGTCTGCAGAGACAAAGTATTGAGAGAACTGCATGACACACATACAGGTATAGTTAAAATGAAAAGCCTGGCCAGGAGCTACGTGTGGTGGCCCGGACTGGACGAGGCCATCGAGCGCCAGTGCGGCGCGTGCGGCGTGTGCGCGGCGCTGAGCGGCGCGCCGCCGGCGCACGCGCCCCGCTCGTGGCCCTGGCCCACACGCCCTTGGTCTAGGATTCACATAGATTTTTTAGGGCCTATAGCAGGTATGAAATTCTTGGTAATTATAGATGCAACATCTAAATGGATAGAATGTTTTAAGATGAATCAGACCACGGCCAGTAAAGTAATAGAAAGACTGAGAGACACTTTTGCTAGGTTTGGTTTACCAAAACAAATAGTCAGTGACAATGGGCCACCGTTTTCGAGTTCCGAATTTTCacaattttgtaataataatggaATAGATCATATATTTACAGCTCCGTATCATCCTTCTTCAAATGGAGCCGCAGAGAACGCAGTAAAAGTATGTAAAAGAGtaattaaaaaagcaattatgaCTCGCATGGACGTAGACACAGCTTTGTATAGGTTTTTATTAATATATAGGAACACCTCTCACAATACTACGGGAGACAGTCCGGCTAAACTGTTGTTAGGTCGAAATTTACGTACTAGACTAGACTGTCTCAAACCGGATCGCGAGAAAAGAATTGGAAAATTACAAGAAAAACAAGAAAATAGTGCGGGAGGAGTGAGTAGGGAAGTTAAGGTAGGTGAGGAAGTATGGTTTAAAAACTATAATGACGATGTACAATGGAAAAAGGGTAAGGTCATAGAAAAGTTAGGCGATACCGATTATCGTATCAGTTTAAAGGACGGACAATGTATACATAGACATATTGATCAACTAAAAATATGTAAGGGGTTTGGTGGATCTGCACAGGACGATAAAGTAACACAAAGTAAGGAACAGAGAAACCCCGGTTGGTTGTGGTTGCCGGGGGCTGGACCGGCGGAGTGCTCCGCGGCCGGCCCGGGCTCGGCCGCGCCGGCTCCGCGCCCGCCTGCCCCTCAGCTCGCTCCAAGGAGGTATCCTCTCAGAGAGCGACACCCTCCAACACGATATGGCTTTGAATAATccttattgtatgtattttagttAAGAACTAAGTAGTTTAGTTATTAAGAAATTGTTTTGTGACTGGCTCCTCTTAGATATGTTTACTGTAAATGTACCTAAAtgtattacttattaataaatatagacCGACTTATCTTTATGTATACCATTCAAGTACACACGGAGTCCAGTCACGACACTGGAAAACATGTAAGACATATCTGATAACGAAAAAGGTTACTgtactttaattaaatataatctcTAGAATAGTTAGTAAATAAGGGTGGAGGTATTGGGTAGTTtacttataaataatataagtgGGTAGCAAGCAAACTTTGTATGTCAACCAGTTCGGAAATAAATCTTGTAGTGCACACACGCGTCTCATTTAAATCCCAAAAGACTGGTACATAATAATCATGATAATGatgaattaattatttattatcatttgtCATAAAACAAGTAGAGACCAATGCTA harbors:
- the LOC135076662 gene encoding uncharacterized protein K02A2.6-like yields the protein MTNLFRELPNVTVFLDDILISNTTRIDHEKSIEKVFKILKENGLKIKKQKCEFFSHQVKYLGYVIDRDGVRVDPSKLEPIIQMTTPTTVSELKSFLGMVNFYGKFIKNLSVYLAPLFDLLKKNNRWSWGSTEQRVFEKVKGLLKSAGVLAHYDASRAAVLTCDAGPRGLGAVLAQRAADGRERVVAYASRALTPAELNYSQIHKEALAIVFAVKKFHQYLYGRKFTLRTDHKPLVSIFGPNLGIPNMTASRLQRWAIILSAYDFSIEYIKSEENTADALSRLIAAHKESRDSSGDRDIEQTYLHFATEALLLSNETIKKETQKDPLLGRIISYIQDGWPADVDIKELKPYFNRKSELYLEMGCIMWGHRLVIPNVCRDKVLRELHDTHTGIVKMKSLARSYVWWPGLDEAIERQCGACGVCAALSGAPPAHAPRSWPWPTRPWSRIHIDFLGPIAGMKFLVIIDATSKWIECFKMNQTTASKVIERLRDTFARFGLPKQIVSDNGPPFSSSEFSQFCNNNGIDHIFTAPYHPSSNGAAENAVKVCKRVIKKAIMTRMDVDTALYRFLLIYRNTSHNTTGDSPAKLLLGRNLRTRLDCLKPDREKRIGKLQEKQENSAGGVSREVKVGEEVWFKNYNDDVQWKKGKVIEKLGDTDYRISLKDGQCIHRHIDQLKICKGFGGSAQDDKVTQSKEQRNPGWLWLPGAGPAECSAAGPGSAAPAPRPPAPQLAPRRYPLRERHPPTRYGFE